A stretch of Candidatus Vicinibacter affinis DNA encodes these proteins:
- a CDS encoding CHAT domain-containing protein, giving the protein MKKCLYILFFLSISNFILGQTVDSIAIKHLDSLIKVSREFAVKKDYSQGIAVIGSAEQYTIEKFGRESSQFASCLLIRGLNYFYMADFKETEKVFLEAKAIYEQVLGKESLKYASSLDFLAFLYRRLNNFEKAEAYWLESISIQEKLQTTDLGTYITSLSNLAFLYNSNNNYEKAEIFFLKLLAAREKLFGKNHQEYAKSLKNLGGLYQAMGDYKKAESYFLEGIAIEAKVLGKEHPTYANSLTGLAIVYFYLGNYTKAESLYLEGIHIMKNVSGKQDIFLANSLKNLANLYCKTQSFDKAEPLHIEAKEIIEKVKGKEGPDYANSLEALANLYVSAGKYEKAEQALIESIAILDEAIAKKNYFYSGNVNMLSLYANSMKILADLYLKTGSLAKAEPLLIKSKSIEEKVKGKDHPDYTITSIYLSNLYEAQNRFDMSESLLTEVQGLSQKRLINSTSFLSELELAEYVISSQEIGNDLFGKLTARNINGSELGILPSLAFDQSLFYKGFVLNAAERLNLPSLIQPESAELAGNLKSYRRQLAAEYAKPLDQRNDISELEAKANSAEKELARSAKGYADASRQVKWQDVKAVLKPSEAAIEFVHFKFSFQEKSDSTMYAALLFISGDKQPKFIPLFEEKSLDSLLNSKSERKADYVNSLYTLVDRGAVAVEAHKKSLYEILWKPLEKELTHVNTIYFSPSGLLHRLNLDAIPFSETETLADRYNLIELNSTRQLVIPTQIKNANNDAVLYGGIQYEQDSMFQSNEPLMASRSRGELSFSNVDTTLRGGSWNYLAGTEREVNAIEKIMQTSGVQTNLKKGYAATEDSFKNIGVDNSPSPRILHIATHGYFFNDPKNTAEKSKVGSQAESVFKMSDHPMLRSGLIMSGGNVAWQGKPTLEGREDGVLTAYEISQMNLSNTELVVLSACETGLGDIQGNEGVYGLQRAFKIAGAKYLIMSLWQVPDKQTSLLMTTFYKKFLEEKMPIPDAFHAAQKELRDSGLEPYYWAGFVLVE; this is encoded by the coding sequence ATGAAGAAATGTTTATACATATTGTTTTTTTTATCGATTTCTAATTTTATTTTAGGTCAAACTGTTGACTCAATTGCTATTAAGCATTTGGACAGTTTGATTAAAGTTTCTCGTGAATTTGCGGTGAAAAAGGATTATAGCCAAGGTATTGCAGTAATTGGTTCGGCTGAACAATACACGATAGAAAAATTTGGGCGTGAGTCATCTCAATTTGCTTCGTGCCTCTTAATTCGAGGCCTTAATTACTTTTATATGGCAGACTTCAAAGAAACTGAAAAAGTATTTTTGGAAGCGAAAGCTATTTATGAGCAAGTCTTAGGAAAAGAAAGTCTTAAATATGCATCTAGCCTTGATTTCCTGGCATTTCTATATAGACGATTAAATAATTTTGAAAAGGCGGAAGCTTATTGGCTTGAGTCGATCAGTATTCAGGAAAAATTGCAGACCACTGATCTTGGCACTTATATTACAAGTCTTTCAAATTTAGCATTCCTATACAATTCAAATAATAATTATGAAAAAGCTGAAATTTTCTTTTTGAAACTATTAGCAGCACGTGAAAAATTATTTGGAAAGAATCACCAAGAATATGCTAAGAGTTTGAAGAATCTTGGAGGTTTATACCAAGCCATGGGTGACTACAAAAAAGCTGAATCTTACTTTTTAGAGGGAATCGCCATTGAGGCAAAGGTTTTAGGAAAAGAGCATCCTACTTATGCAAATAGCTTAACCGGACTTGCAATAGTTTACTTTTATTTAGGCAATTACACAAAAGCGGAGTCACTTTACCTTGAAGGCATCCATATCATGAAAAATGTATCGGGTAAGCAGGATATATTTTTGGCTAATTCCCTGAAAAATCTTGCAAACCTTTACTGTAAAACACAAAGCTTTGATAAAGCTGAGCCATTGCATATTGAAGCAAAAGAAATCATTGAAAAAGTGAAAGGAAAGGAGGGTCCCGACTATGCAAATAGTCTCGAGGCTCTTGCAAATCTCTACGTATCGGCAGGCAAATATGAAAAAGCCGAGCAGGCATTAATTGAATCGATAGCGATCTTAGATGAAGCTATTGCTAAGAAAAACTATTTTTATTCTGGTAATGTGAATATGCTTTCTTTGTATGCCAATAGCATGAAAATCCTTGCAGATCTTTATTTGAAAACAGGAAGCTTGGCAAAAGCTGAACCTCTGTTGATTAAATCCAAATCGATAGAGGAGAAAGTGAAGGGAAAGGATCATCCTGATTATACCATTACTTCGATTTACTTATCAAATTTATATGAAGCACAAAATCGATTTGATATGTCTGAATCTTTGCTTACAGAAGTTCAAGGTTTATCGCAAAAAAGGTTAATTAATTCCACGTCATTTCTTTCCGAGCTTGAATTAGCTGAATATGTGATTTCTTCTCAGGAAATTGGTAATGATTTATTTGGTAAACTTACTGCAAGGAATATAAATGGATCAGAATTGGGAATACTTCCTTCATTGGCATTTGACCAATCACTTTTTTATAAAGGCTTCGTACTCAATGCTGCTGAACGCTTAAATTTACCCTCGCTTATACAACCAGAATCAGCTGAACTCGCCGGTAATCTAAAAAGTTACCGTCGTCAACTCGCCGCTGAATATGCCAAACCCCTTGACCAGCGTAATGATATTTCTGAATTGGAAGCGAAAGCCAATAGTGCTGAGAAAGAGTTAGCTCGTTCGGCTAAAGGTTATGCTGACGCCAGCCGTCAGGTAAAGTGGCAGGATGTAAAGGCGGTATTAAAACCTTCAGAGGCCGCTATTGAATTTGTTCATTTTAAGTTTAGTTTTCAAGAGAAATCAGACAGCACCATGTATGCTGCCTTGCTCTTTATTTCCGGAGACAAACAACCAAAATTTATTCCCCTTTTTGAAGAAAAGTCTCTTGACTCTTTATTGAATTCCAAATCGGAACGCAAAGCTGATTACGTCAACTCCTTATACACACTTGTAGACCGGGGTGCGGTCGCAGTGGAAGCCCACAAGAAATCATTGTATGAAATATTGTGGAAACCTCTTGAAAAAGAATTGACTCATGTCAATACGATTTATTTTTCACCAAGTGGTTTGTTGCATCGGTTAAATCTGGACGCCATTCCCTTTTCTGAAACAGAAACCCTGGCAGATCGATATAATTTGATTGAACTCAATAGCACAAGACAACTCGTTATTCCCACACAAATTAAAAATGCAAACAACGATGCTGTTTTGTATGGAGGTATACAATATGAGCAAGACAGCATGTTTCAAAGCAATGAACCCCTGATGGCTTCACGATCCAGGGGGGAATTATCTTTTAGTAATGTAGATACAACGTTGAGAGGAGGTAGTTGGAATTACCTGGCGGGCACAGAACGCGAAGTAAATGCCATTGAAAAAATTATGCAAACTTCAGGTGTTCAAACCAATTTGAAAAAAGGATATGCTGCAACAGAAGACTCATTTAAAAATATAGGTGTAGATAATAGTCCATCACCAAGGATTTTGCATATTGCAACTCATGGATATTTTTTCAACGATCCAAAAAACACTGCTGAAAAATCAAAAGTTGGCAGTCAAGCTGAAAGCGTATTCAAAATGAGTGATCATCCAATGCTTCGCTCAGGTTTGATCATGTCTGGAGGCAATGTTGCCTGGCAAGGAAAACCAACATTGGAAGGAAGAGAAGATGGAGTCTTAACAGCTTATGAAATATCGCAAATGAATTTGTCCAACACAGAATTAGTGGTGTTGTCCGCCTGTGAAACAGGCCTCGGCGACATACAAGGCAACGAAGGAGTTTATGGCCTGCAACGCGCTTTTAAAATAGCCGGAGCAAAATATCTGATCATGTCTCTGTGGCAGGTTCCTGATAAGCAAACCTCTTTATTAATGACTACTTTTTACAAAAAGTTTCTTGAAGAAAAAATGCCGATTCCGGATGCATTTCATGCAGCGCAGAAAGAATTGCGGGATAGCGGACTGGAACCCTATTACTGGGCAGGGTTTGTATTGGTGGAGTAA
- a CDS encoding CHAT domain-containing protein has protein sequence MISKSLLLSLFLLLRSASAQNTSLTSSDSMNLKGKLDSLIQLARDYTDKGEFDIALELNRMAESIAINEFGKESVAYSDVCFNHGRILYLTNNKALFTDALRWFMDAMNVIEKLLGKENSKYALCLSNIGKLKSKFGETKEAETLYLSALEIWRSATFFDSIEYAKCAGNLAIIFVEKQEFESAEALMVEVKNIFLKLVGENNALYGNAVFSLGNLYFVRGDYLDAEAQYLKVAEIWEKALGKNHENYSAIIIQLGNLYQELGRYEVSLKYLILADSLLAMNGVENPYYVFNKMNQSVIYLTLGQYQKAEKLSLESCNLFKNAFGVSNVNYLGSLINLGNFYHCIGDIERGRKQFVEAKNIFEQVLKDTLNDFYINCINNLSILCIRNGEYLEAESLIRQILLIKRNLGLENHVSYAAFEANLAEVLMKLKKFDGAEDLLLNGLKRQSDQLGTLHPDYLRTLNLLGQLEFYKENYVKSKEYLSNSIDLAGRIYGKAHPEYFFLLAKMMNLNRELKDFNSCDSIIKESSLFNNSILMNGLQFLSERELFLYCKKFEFLYNEIYSLALDKFISGLESEFGLINQICYNNTLINNGFILYAVRQIRNWYRLQDIKSEIYERNLALTRRLSIEYAKPLHQQVIVESLETELEKSEKEMVQSFDKINLSTKRVDWKQIEKSLQSDEAAIEFVCFNYITKHQSDSLIYAAFIVKPGFHYPAFVPLLNFNKILEYTNGKENENLLGYIHQRGVYPSIVTQMEGLYDLIWKPLDTILQDVKTVYYSPSGILHRINLEAIPIDDKAILSDHYKLIRLGSTRSIAMADFTNVNSHNQVIMFGGINYNLDNSMINFDTVSHDSIVLQNHELSFSYIERGIKERAAEWRYLPGTEKEIKGISRIFKKFKFEIAKYSGDKASEEEFKNIGKYQASPRVLHIATHGFFFPDPKESLRSSISSLQKEPVFKISDHPMIRSGLIMAGGNYAWKNGKSNKEGREDGILTAFEISQMNLSNTELVVLSACETGLGDIQGNEGVYGLQRAFKIAGAKYLIMSLWQVPDKQTSLLMTTFYKKWLEEKMTIPDAFHAAQKELREIGLDPYQWAGFVLVE, from the coding sequence ATGATTAGCAAGTCTTTATTATTGTCCTTATTTCTTCTTTTAAGATCCGCATCTGCGCAAAATACATCATTGACATCTAGTGACTCAATGAATCTGAAGGGGAAATTAGATAGTTTGATTCAACTTGCTAGAGATTATACAGATAAAGGAGAATTCGATATTGCATTAGAATTAAATCGAATGGCTGAAAGTATTGCTATTAATGAGTTCGGTAAGGAATCAGTAGCCTATTCTGATGTATGTTTTAATCATGGTCGAATTCTCTATCTTACTAACAATAAAGCACTTTTCACAGATGCATTAAGATGGTTCATGGATGCAATGAATGTGATTGAAAAATTGTTGGGTAAGGAGAATTCAAAATATGCACTTTGTTTAAGTAATATTGGAAAACTTAAGTCAAAATTTGGAGAAACAAAGGAGGCTGAAACATTATATTTATCTGCACTTGAAATATGGAGAAGTGCCACCTTTTTTGATTCAATCGAGTATGCTAAATGTGCAGGAAATCTCGCAATTATTTTTGTTGAAAAGCAAGAATTTGAAAGTGCAGAAGCATTGATGGTTGAAGTAAAAAATATTTTTTTAAAATTGGTTGGAGAAAATAATGCTCTTTATGGAAATGCTGTATTTAGTCTAGGCAATCTATATTTTGTTAGAGGTGATTACCTCGATGCTGAAGCTCAGTATTTGAAAGTGGCTGAAATTTGGGAAAAAGCTTTAGGAAAGAATCATGAAAATTATTCTGCTATAATAATCCAATTAGGTAATTTGTATCAAGAACTAGGAAGATATGAAGTTTCATTGAAGTACTTAATTCTTGCTGATTCATTGCTAGCAATGAATGGTGTAGAAAATCCATATTATGTATTTAATAAAATGAATCAGTCAGTTATTTATTTGACATTGGGTCAATATCAGAAGGCTGAAAAATTATCATTAGAGAGTTGTAATTTATTTAAAAATGCTTTCGGTGTTTCAAATGTGAATTATTTAGGTAGTTTGATCAATTTAGGAAATTTTTACCATTGTATTGGAGATATAGAACGTGGACGAAAGCAATTCGTTGAGGCAAAAAATATATTTGAACAAGTATTGAAAGATACACTTAATGATTTTTATATTAATTGTATAAATAACCTTTCAATTTTGTGTATTAGGAATGGAGAATATTTAGAAGCTGAAAGTTTAATTCGACAAATTTTACTAATAAAAAGGAATCTTGGTCTTGAGAATCATGTAAGTTATGCTGCTTTTGAAGCTAATTTGGCAGAAGTTTTAATGAAATTGAAAAAATTTGATGGTGCAGAGGATTTACTATTAAATGGATTAAAGAGGCAATCTGATCAATTGGGTACTTTGCATCCGGATTATTTGCGTACATTAAACTTATTGGGACAATTAGAATTTTATAAGGAAAATTATGTCAAGTCAAAGGAATATTTATCAAATTCAATAGATTTGGCCGGCAGGATTTATGGAAAAGCACATCCTGAATATTTCTTTCTGTTAGCTAAAATGATGAACTTAAATAGGGAATTGAAGGATTTTAATTCTTGTGATTCAATCATTAAAGAAAGTTCATTATTTAACAATAGCATTCTTATGAATGGATTGCAATTTCTTTCGGAAAGGGAACTTTTTTTGTACTGTAAAAAATTTGAGTTTTTATACAATGAAATATACTCTTTAGCTTTGGATAAATTTATAAGTGGATTAGAATCTGAATTTGGATTAATTAACCAGATTTGTTACAATAATACCTTAATTAATAATGGATTTATTTTGTATGCAGTGCGGCAGATTAGGAATTGGTATCGTTTACAGGATATAAAATCTGAAATTTACGAAAGGAATCTCGCCTTGACAAGAAGGTTGTCTATTGAATATGCCAAACCTTTGCATCAACAAGTGATTGTGGAAAGTCTAGAAACAGAATTAGAAAAATCTGAAAAGGAAATGGTTCAATCATTTGATAAAATCAATTTAAGTACGAAGAGAGTGGATTGGAAGCAGATTGAGAAAAGTTTGCAATCTGATGAAGCAGCAATTGAATTTGTTTGTTTCAATTATATCACTAAACATCAATCTGATAGTTTGATTTATGCTGCATTTATTGTTAAACCGGGATTTCACTATCCTGCATTTGTACCATTGTTAAATTTTAATAAAATACTTGAATATACTAATGGAAAGGAGAATGAAAATTTACTTGGTTACATCCATCAGCGTGGAGTCTATCCTAGTATTGTTACACAAATGGAGGGTTTATATGATTTAATTTGGAAGCCACTTGACACTATTTTACAAGATGTAAAAACTGTTTATTATTCTCCTTCCGGAATATTACATCGCATTAACCTTGAAGCGATTCCGATTGATGACAAAGCCATTTTATCTGATCATTACAAATTAATTAGGCTTGGAAGTACAAGATCTATAGCGATGGCTGATTTTACAAATGTTAATTCCCATAATCAGGTCATTATGTTTGGCGGAATTAATTACAACTTGGATAACTCCATGATTAATTTTGACACTGTTAGCCATGATTCAATAGTGTTACAAAACCATGAACTCTCTTTTTCATATATAGAAAGAGGTATAAAAGAACGAGCTGCTGAATGGAGATATTTGCCAGGTACAGAAAAAGAAATTAAAGGTATTTCTAGAATTTTTAAGAAATTTAAATTTGAGATAGCAAAATATTCTGGAGACAAGGCATCTGAAGAAGAATTCAAGAATATTGGGAAATACCAAGCATCCCCACGGGTTCTACACATTGCTACACATGGTTTCTTTTTTCCAGATCCTAAGGAAAGTCTTCGGTCATCCATTTCTAGTCTTCAGAAGGAACCTGTTTTCAAAATCTCCGACCATCCAATGATCCGTTCAGGATTAATTATGGCAGGAGGAAATTATGCATGGAAGAATGGGAAGTCAAACAAGGAAGGAAGAGAAGATGGTATTCTCACCGCCTTTGAAATTTCCCAAATGAATTTATCGAATACAGAATTAGTTGTTTTATCTGCTTGCGAAACAGGACTCGGCGACATACAAGGCAACGAAGGAGTTTATGGCCTGCAACGAGCCTTTAAAATCGCCGGTGCGAAATATCTAATCATGAGTTTGTGGCAAGTTCCGGATAAGCAAACTTCTTTATTGATGACTACTTTTTACAAGAAATGGCTGGAGGAAAAAATGACCATTCCGGATGCATTCCATGCTGCCCAGAAAGAATTGCGTGAGATAGGATTGGATCCTTATCAGTGGGCAGGGTTTGTTTTGGTGGAGTAG
- a CDS encoding T9SS type A sorting domain-containing protein produces MNFKYYLVYILIFVVIEIKAQFYQTLNTSIKPTYSEINENGDIILVQSTSFDSVEILNSVLKPLSNPRPIFGRSKEIYITRIDTNQQILDNIHFYSKEGINIIGSYLFNDEYYFILTNFDTIFYKDTFYTNDINILQPTYLFKFDFNTRDLVLCKLIGGGWEWSSIFIDESYINIGLQFIGSAVIDSNIFNGLKPSFNEKDIILIKLLRSNYNLKAATTLIGFEDSYPLKLISSDNRNLYLLVDTYSPFLICNKDSILFPKSSNGYGLALKFEEDLTLSKFAATSGIFTDININNNNSIDIVGNYYNELVINNKAIANSFGLENSFIARFDQLLNLESYKEYKGSGSKRFSIIGNVNNNDIFLGGQFTKQIHEENNKVTQSEGDFDALTYFINNNGELVRKFYFQGDSTEFISKILQKKNGDFFILGHTLSKKLVCSNDIIYPDWDRKSTRINFFLYKIDAKLLKSIEIPPKQEDYIRIASIQLNKIVKIEIISNIVNRINIYNSNGHLCNARNITPNKQLVEIENISVSGLYFISVHLNNGKNFTKKVVVLD; encoded by the coding sequence ATGAATTTTAAATATTACCTTGTTTACATATTAATATTTGTGGTTATAGAAATAAAAGCACAATTTTACCAAACATTAAATACTTCGATAAAACCAACTTATTCGGAAATCAATGAAAACGGAGACATTATATTAGTTCAGTCTACTTCCTTTGACTCTGTCGAAATACTAAATAGCGTTTTAAAACCATTGAGTAATCCAAGGCCAATTTTTGGAAGATCAAAGGAAATATATATTACTAGAATTGATACTAATCAGCAAATCCTTGATAATATTCATTTTTATAGCAAAGAGGGAATCAATATCATTGGATCCTATTTATTTAATGATGAATACTATTTTATATTAACAAATTTTGATACAATTTTTTATAAAGACACATTTTATACAAATGACATAAATATATTACAACCAACTTATTTGTTCAAATTTGATTTCAATACGCGTGATTTAGTTTTATGTAAATTAATTGGAGGAGGTTGGGAATGGTCTAGTATTTTTATCGATGAATCTTATATTAATATAGGTTTACAATTTATTGGTTCAGCAGTTATTGATTCTAATATTTTCAATGGATTAAAGCCATCATTTAATGAAAAAGATATAATTCTCATTAAATTACTTAGGAGCAATTATAATTTGAAAGCTGCTACTACACTCATTGGCTTTGAAGATAGCTACCCATTAAAATTAATCAGCTCTGACAATAGAAATTTATATTTGTTAGTTGATACATATAGTCCATTTTTAATTTGTAATAAAGATAGTATACTATTTCCAAAATCATCAAATGGTTATGGATTAGCATTAAAATTTGAAGAAGATCTTACATTGAGTAAATTTGCAGCTACTAGCGGAATTTTTACAGATATAAATATCAATAACAATAATTCAATAGATATTGTCGGTAATTATTACAATGAACTTGTGATAAATAATAAAGCAATCGCAAATAGTTTTGGTCTTGAAAATTCTTTTATTGCTAGATTTGACCAATTATTAAATCTCGAAAGCTATAAAGAATATAAAGGCAGTGGAAGTAAAAGATTCAGTATAATTGGAAATGTAAATAATAATGACATTTTCTTAGGAGGCCAATTTACGAAACAAATACATGAAGAAAATAATAAAGTAACTCAAAGCGAAGGGGATTTCGATGCTCTAACTTACTTCATCAATAACAATGGTGAATTGGTAAGAAAATTTTACTTTCAAGGAGATAGCACTGAATTTATTAGCAAGATTTTACAAAAAAAAAATGGAGATTTCTTTATTTTAGGTCATACGTTGAGTAAAAAGTTAGTTTGTTCAAATGATATTATTTACCCTGACTGGGATAGAAAGAGTACCCGAATAAATTTTTTTCTATACAAAATAGACGCAAAGCTATTAAAATCAATTGAAATTCCACCCAAACAAGAAGATTATATAAGAATAGCTTCAATTCAATTGAATAAAATAGTTAAAATTGAAATTATAAGCAACATTGTAAACCGTATTAATATTTATAACAGTAATGGACATTTGTGCAATGCGAGAAACATTACTCCAAATAAACAATTAGTTGAAATTGAAAATATTTCTGTTTCTGGCTTATATTTTATAAGCGTTCACTTAAATAATGGCAAGAATTTTACAAAAAAAGTTGTTGTATTAGATTAG
- a CDS encoding CHAT domain-containing protein: MLRSGLIMAGGNAAWQGKPTLEGREDGVLTAYEISQMNLSNTELVVLSACETGLGDIQGNEGVYGLQRAFKIGGAKYLIMSLWQVPDKQTSLLMTTFYKKWLEEKMSIPDAFHAAQKQLRDGGLEPYYWAGFVLVE; the protein is encoded by the coding sequence ATGTTGCGATCAGGTTTAATAATGGCCGGCGGCAACGCCGCCTGGCAAGGAAAACCAACATTGGAAGGTAGGGAAGATGGTGTGCTGACCGCCTATGAAATATCCCAAATGAATTTATCTAATACAGAATTAGTAGTGTTGTCGGCCTGCGAAACTGGCTTAGGAGATATTCAAGGAAACGAAGGCGTTTATGGATTGCAACGCGCCTTTAAAATCGGCGGGGCAAAATATCTGATCATGAGTTTATGGCAGGTGCCGGATAAACAAACGTCTTTATTGATGACTACTTTTTACAAGAAATGGCTGGAGGAAAAAATGTCCATTCCGGATGCATTTCATGCAGCGCAAAAGCAATTGCGGGATGGAGGATTGGAACCGTATTATTGGGCGGGTTTTGTGTTGGTGGAGTAG